In Microbacterium enclense, one genomic interval encodes:
- a CDS encoding alpha/beta hydrolase: MTDATIDVAPAILAWAERIAELSRSLPGLESDDMSARRKAERRLSDALATEFCDPLAPGVSIRDDVVDAPARPLALRRYLPDRLPPAAPTEVFLHGGGFISGSAHEIINDSLLTARARRAGIQVVSVEYRLAPEHPYPAAVHDAVATVDLLREEPERFGVDATRIGIAGASAGAGIAASATLLLRDRGEVGLVHQSLEVPAVALEAFGPSSLRFARGYGVDGYEKVIGLYLGERRGPSVAAAQPVFVSDLSRLPPTFIQVAEFDPLRDSGLEYGERLRAAGVPTAVHVGAGHVHGSPGLTATFPPARAWQRRSAAAARLAYHHAPNHSL, from the coding sequence ATGACAGACGCGACGATCGACGTCGCACCGGCGATCCTCGCATGGGCCGAGCGGATCGCTGAGCTGTCGCGCTCCCTCCCCGGTCTGGAGAGCGACGACATGAGCGCGCGTCGAAAGGCCGAGCGACGCCTCTCCGATGCCCTCGCGACCGAGTTCTGCGATCCTCTCGCGCCCGGGGTGTCCATCCGTGACGACGTGGTGGACGCGCCCGCCCGACCGCTCGCGCTGCGCCGGTATCTCCCCGACCGCCTGCCTCCCGCCGCACCCACGGAGGTCTTCCTCCACGGTGGCGGCTTCATCTCGGGATCCGCGCACGAGATCATCAACGACTCGCTGTTGACGGCTCGAGCACGACGAGCCGGCATCCAGGTGGTCTCGGTGGAGTATCGCCTCGCGCCCGAGCATCCGTATCCCGCGGCCGTTCACGACGCCGTCGCCACGGTCGACCTGCTGCGCGAGGAGCCCGAGCGTTTCGGGGTGGACGCGACGCGGATCGGCATCGCGGGCGCGTCGGCCGGGGCGGGAATCGCCGCGAGCGCGACACTGCTCCTCCGCGACCGCGGCGAAGTCGGTCTCGTCCACCAGTCACTCGAGGTTCCCGCTGTTGCGCTCGAGGCCTTCGGTCCCTCCTCGCTCCGGTTCGCGCGCGGATACGGGGTGGACGGGTACGAGAAGGTCATCGGTCTGTACCTCGGCGAGCGCCGCGGACCGAGCGTGGCCGCCGCACAACCCGTCTTCGTCTCGGATCTCTCCCGACTTCCCCCCACCTTCATCCAGGTGGCCGAGTTCGACCCGCTGCGGGACAGCGGCCTGGAGTACGGCGAGCGACTGAGAGCCGCAGGCGTCCCCACCGCTGTCCACGTCGGCGCGGGACACGTGCACGGCTCCCCCGGTCTGACGGCGACGTTCCCTCCCGCCCGCGCCTGGCAACGCCGCTCGGCAGCCGCGGCCCGACTCGCTTATCACCACGCGCCCAACCACTCCCTGTGA
- a CDS encoding ribose-5-phosphate isomerase translates to MMTPLRVVIGSDDAGFEYKETLRRDLDQDDRVSEVIDIGVDADGHAPYPRVAIAAAEEIAAGRADRALLICGTGLGVAIAANKVPGIRAVTAHDSYSVERAILSNDAQVLTLGQRVIGVELARRLVREWLSYRFDDSSPSALKVEEIRSYESRR, encoded by the coding sequence GTGATGACGCCGCTTCGGGTGGTGATCGGCTCCGACGATGCCGGCTTCGAGTACAAGGAGACTCTTCGGCGCGATCTGGATCAGGACGATCGTGTCAGCGAGGTCATCGACATCGGGGTGGATGCTGACGGGCATGCGCCTTACCCACGCGTCGCCATTGCCGCCGCGGAAGAGATCGCCGCGGGCCGAGCCGACCGCGCCCTCCTGATCTGCGGAACGGGACTGGGCGTCGCTATCGCAGCCAACAAGGTTCCCGGCATCCGCGCGGTCACCGCGCACGACAGCTACTCCGTCGAGCGCGCCATCCTCAGCAATGACGCGCAGGTCCTCACCCTGGGCCAGCGCGTCATCGGGGTGGAGCTGGCCCGTCGGCTCGTGCGGGAGTGGCTCAGCTACCGGTTCGACGATTCTTCACCTTCCGCGCTCAAAGTAGAAGAGATCAGGTCCTATGAGTCGAGACGGTGA
- a CDS encoding MFS transporter codes for MFPPTPTVAARDDIPGSAQPRGFLSLFVLAWFGVTIALGTIGGASIPKALAFLDDATKATNLSIIAGAGGIVIIVITPLFGRLSDRTMSRHGMRRPWLVGGAVVAAIGVVVLSTTQSFAGTLIGWLIVQAGFGATNMVIHALLADQIPRRIRARVAAAAGVATGLGLIVGAQIMAVLPNDQRWAWFVIPGLIGVALSTLVVLRFHDIVRTDPAPPLRPADVLSTYWLSPRRYPDFFWAFCSRFLVTMSITAISTFLLFIIIDRLHVPATEASPVQALALVVFTVGNIVTAVLFGWISDRSGRRKAIVVIASVLSAVGLVVTMIASDVGSILVGIAIVGAAQGAYVSVDVALMTEVLPSFDEAGKDLGIVALSYQVPQLLIPVIALPLLAAGGGGYDAFFVLAIAFALVGGLAVLPIRSVR; via the coding sequence ATGTTCCCTCCCACCCCGACCGTCGCTGCGCGCGACGACATCCCCGGCAGCGCCCAGCCGCGCGGCTTCCTCTCGCTGTTCGTCCTGGCCTGGTTCGGGGTGACGATCGCGCTCGGCACCATCGGCGGCGCATCGATCCCCAAAGCCCTCGCCTTCCTGGACGACGCGACGAAGGCGACCAATCTGTCGATCATCGCCGGGGCCGGGGGCATCGTGATCATCGTCATCACGCCGCTGTTCGGTCGACTCTCCGACCGGACGATGTCGCGTCACGGCATGCGGCGGCCCTGGCTCGTCGGTGGAGCCGTCGTGGCGGCGATCGGCGTCGTGGTCCTGTCCACGACGCAGAGTTTCGCCGGCACCCTCATCGGGTGGCTGATCGTGCAAGCGGGCTTCGGCGCGACCAACATGGTCATCCACGCGCTGCTGGCCGATCAGATCCCGCGACGCATCCGGGCGCGCGTCGCCGCAGCCGCCGGCGTCGCCACCGGGCTCGGACTCATCGTCGGCGCGCAGATCATGGCGGTGCTGCCGAACGACCAGAGATGGGCCTGGTTCGTCATCCCCGGCCTGATCGGCGTCGCACTGAGCACTCTCGTCGTGTTGCGCTTCCACGACATCGTGCGCACCGACCCGGCTCCCCCGCTGCGGCCGGCCGATGTCCTGTCGACATATTGGCTGAGCCCTCGTCGCTACCCCGACTTCTTCTGGGCGTTCTGCTCGCGCTTCCTCGTGACGATGTCGATCACCGCGATCTCGACCTTCCTCCTGTTCATCATCATCGACCGGCTCCACGTCCCCGCCACGGAAGCCTCCCCTGTTCAGGCGCTTGCCCTCGTGGTCTTCACCGTCGGCAACATCGTGACAGCGGTGCTGTTCGGTTGGATCTCGGACCGCTCGGGGCGCCGCAAGGCGATCGTGGTCATCGCGAGCGTTCTGAGCGCGGTCGGCTTGGTGGTGACGATGATCGCGTCCGATGTCGGCTCGATCCTTGTCGGCATCGCGATCGTCGGGGCCGCGCAGGGAGCATACGTGTCGGTGGACGTGGCGCTCATGACCGAGGTGCTTCCGTCCTTCGACGAGGCGGGGAAAGACCTCGGCATCGTCGCGCTGTCGTACCAGGTTCCCCAGCTCCTCATCCCGGTGATCGCCCTGCCGCTTCTCGCTGCGGGCGGCGGCGGTTACGACGCGTTCTTCGTCCTCGCCATCGCTTTCGCCCTCGTCGGCGGGCTCGCCGTCCTTCCCATCCGCTCCGTCCGCTGA
- a CDS encoding triose-phosphate isomerase produces the protein MSPALIAVSLKMYFDHSSTIDWARAVRLHPGIMAAVESGDIDLVLFPGHVSLDTVGRIFEGTAVRLGAQDLSWASSGAFTGDVDGASIRQVGASFAEVGHVERRTHHRENLERAGDKLAAALRSGLRPLVCVGEDNPTTPRHAAATCAAQWDAMLARLSAPERATLGTSAPVIAYEPVWAIGARDAADADYVQTVIARLPHETGLPHGTRLIYGGSAGTEIVAALGATLDGFFLGRRAHDPSMLAAIIEAARGSRA, from the coding sequence ATGAGCCCCGCGCTCATCGCGGTCAGCCTGAAGATGTACTTCGACCACTCCTCGACGATCGACTGGGCTCGAGCGGTCCGACTCCACCCCGGGATCATGGCGGCGGTGGAGTCGGGAGATATCGACCTCGTCCTCTTCCCCGGCCACGTCAGCCTGGACACGGTAGGACGCATCTTCGAGGGGACGGCCGTGCGGCTGGGTGCCCAAGATCTCTCGTGGGCCTCGTCGGGCGCGTTCACCGGCGACGTGGACGGCGCAAGCATCCGTCAGGTCGGCGCATCGTTCGCCGAGGTGGGGCACGTCGAACGGCGCACGCATCACCGAGAGAATCTCGAGCGGGCGGGAGACAAGCTGGCAGCCGCACTCCGAAGCGGACTTCGCCCCCTCGTATGTGTCGGAGAGGACAACCCGACCACGCCACGACACGCTGCCGCGACCTGTGCCGCGCAGTGGGACGCCATGCTCGCTCGCTTGTCAGCGCCCGAACGCGCGACACTGGGAACCTCCGCCCCCGTGATCGCCTACGAACCGGTCTGGGCGATCGGCGCGCGCGACGCCGCGGACGCCGACTATGTCCAGACGGTCATTGCCCGTCTCCCGCACGAGACGGGCCTCCCGCACGGCACCCGACTCATCTACGGAGGGTCGGCAGGGACCGAGATCGTCGCTGCGCTCGGTGCGACCCTCGACGGCTTCTTCCTCGGACGACGTGCCCACGACCCGAGCATGCTGGCCGCAATAATTGAGGCCGCACGCGGCTCCCGCGCGTGA
- a CDS encoding FAD-dependent monooxygenase, with the protein MMTYSERPVVDVLIVGAGPVGLAAAVSLRRRGARVRIVDEAERGATTSRAAVIHARTLEVLASIELAGPLLDEGVVVPDFTVRDGATKLAHLDFRGLRTPYPFTLMLSQARTEEIVARALTHLGVEVERGVTFERMEAGATTEVVVLRHPDGTREKVTPRFVIGADGSRSRVREQRGISFEGSEYAASFVLADVSMTWSLAPDEVQLFLAKQGLVVVAPLPGGRHRIVATMDDAPAEPTIADVQRLLDERGPGDALVQSVVWSSRFRVAHRLASAYRDGAVFLAGDAAHVHSPAGGQGMNLGIQDAVLLGSILSDVLTGERGGDSLAAYERLRRPAARRVIALTDRMTRMATLRSPLLRGIRNTGIGMALRSPRTRLALARRIAQLDG; encoded by the coding sequence ATGATGACTTATTCAGAGCGCCCCGTCGTCGATGTGCTGATCGTGGGGGCCGGACCGGTCGGTCTCGCCGCCGCCGTCTCCTTGCGGCGGCGAGGCGCCAGGGTCCGAATCGTCGACGAGGCCGAGCGAGGTGCCACGACGTCCCGTGCCGCCGTGATCCACGCGCGGACCCTCGAGGTCCTGGCATCCATCGAGCTGGCGGGTCCTCTTCTCGACGAGGGAGTGGTCGTTCCCGATTTCACCGTGCGCGACGGCGCGACCAAGCTCGCGCACCTCGACTTCCGGGGGCTGCGTACCCCGTACCCGTTCACCCTCATGCTGTCGCAGGCGCGCACGGAGGAGATCGTGGCCCGGGCGTTGACGCACCTCGGGGTCGAGGTGGAGAGGGGCGTCACGTTCGAGCGCATGGAAGCCGGCGCGACGACCGAGGTCGTCGTCCTTCGTCATCCCGACGGAACGCGCGAGAAGGTGACGCCGCGCTTCGTCATCGGTGCGGACGGGAGCCGGAGCCGGGTGCGGGAGCAGCGGGGGATCTCGTTCGAGGGGTCGGAGTACGCGGCCTCTTTCGTGCTCGCCGACGTGTCGATGACCTGGTCGCTGGCCCCCGACGAGGTCCAGCTCTTCCTCGCGAAACAGGGTCTGGTCGTGGTCGCCCCACTCCCGGGCGGACGTCATCGGATCGTCGCCACCATGGACGACGCCCCCGCTGAGCCCACGATCGCGGACGTCCAGCGCCTTCTCGACGAACGTGGCCCCGGGGATGCTCTCGTGCAGTCCGTCGTCTGGAGCTCCCGCTTCCGCGTCGCGCACCGGTTGGCCTCCGCCTACCGGGACGGTGCCGTCTTCCTCGCCGGTGACGCGGCGCACGTCCACAGTCCGGCGGGGGGCCAGGGGATGAACCTCGGGATTCAGGATGCCGTCCTCCTCGGCAGCATCCTGAGCGATGTCCTCACGGGCGAACGTGGCGGGGACTCCCTGGCGGCCTACGAACGGCTGCGGCGCCCCGCCGCGCGTCGCGTGATCGCCCTCACCGACCGCATGACGCGCATGGCTACTCTCCGCAGTCCGTTGCTTCGTGGCATCCGGAACACGGGGATCGGGATGGCGTTGCGTTCGCCCCGGACGCGGCTGGCGTTGGCTCGACGCATCGCCCAACTCGACGGCTGA
- a CDS encoding alpha/beta hydrolase encodes MNKRPKDDPFVSAIARRIDTLARRNDGAQQRRPPSDPVARREDARRRDAIAFAATGLTVPQVAVEEHVVAVADHPDARLRVYWPTDEPLDPSASERVPILVYFFGGSFTMGGIDWVGLDAMYRTRAADAGVIVVAGEYSLAPEVTYPAQPEQCWSVFEWAVAHAESIGGDANRVAIGGASAGGNLAAVVALMNRNRNAHPVRLQILEVPAVDLTGAHLDARAVSPFLPGFVARRLLRPIVDEYLGADSARIAALDPYASPLLASDHAGLPPALILTAERDVLRGDGEAYARALVASGVPATCVRYLGQEHGSAGYRLLNPAADHAHRQIVATLRTLRDDAVDYSATLREPAR; translated from the coding sequence ATGAACAAGCGCCCGAAAGACGACCCGTTCGTCTCGGCGATCGCGCGCCGGATCGACACCCTGGCTCGTCGGAACGACGGCGCGCAGCAGCGCCGGCCACCGAGCGATCCGGTCGCACGACGAGAGGACGCGAGGCGACGGGATGCCATCGCCTTCGCGGCAACCGGACTCACCGTCCCGCAGGTCGCGGTCGAAGAGCACGTCGTCGCCGTCGCCGATCACCCGGACGCACGCCTCCGTGTCTACTGGCCCACCGACGAGCCGCTCGATCCTTCTGCCTCCGAGCGAGTGCCGATCCTCGTGTACTTCTTCGGCGGTTCGTTCACGATGGGGGGAATCGACTGGGTCGGACTCGATGCGATGTACCGGACGCGGGCGGCGGATGCCGGAGTCATCGTCGTCGCCGGTGAGTACTCCCTCGCTCCCGAGGTCACCTATCCCGCTCAGCCGGAACAGTGCTGGAGCGTCTTCGAATGGGCCGTCGCGCACGCCGAGTCGATCGGGGGCGATGCGAACCGCGTCGCCATCGGAGGGGCGTCGGCGGGCGGGAACCTTGCCGCGGTCGTGGCGCTCATGAATCGCAATCGCAACGCCCATCCGGTACGCCTGCAGATCCTGGAGGTGCCTGCGGTCGATCTGACCGGAGCCCACCTCGACGCGAGAGCGGTCTCCCCCTTCCTCCCCGGGTTCGTCGCGCGGCGCCTGCTCCGCCCGATCGTCGACGAGTACCTCGGAGCCGACAGCGCCCGCATCGCCGCTCTCGATCCCTACGCCTCGCCACTGCTCGCCTCGGACCATGCGGGCTTGCCGCCCGCATTGATCCTGACCGCGGAACGTGACGTGCTCCGCGGGGACGGGGAGGCATACGCGCGCGCGCTCGTGGCATCCGGTGTTCCGGCCACCTGCGTCCGCTACCTCGGTCAAGAGCACGGATCAGCCGGGTACCGCCTCCTCAACCCCGCCGCCGACCACGCCCATCGGCAGATCGTCGCCACCCTTCGCACCCTTCGCGACGACGCCGTCGACTACTCAGCGACGCTCCGGGAACCGGCCCGATGA
- a CDS encoding LacI family DNA-binding transcriptional regulator, with protein sequence MTIYEVAKAAGVSISTVSMAINRPHKVNEVTRQSVIDAAVRLGYRGQTQVPAGKRIAVAAPFSTYPSYYTRLTGMLTFASTVGVDVVVHDLPSTAGSEAPILEALPVRAGIDGIVVMGAPLSRHATETASLPGPPVVLVDVPDSRGVHPDIPVVLIDDRRGGELIGRHLANAGHRRVAFVHEAQRSADYVSAGMLRAEGLSRHVEVVAHEVPDPTALATHIAVALEDPLVTAIVANHDHLAAEIHAVLAASSRDRPIALVGYDGSITSEILGITSVWQPFEESGRVAMRLILDVVNGEHAHLGSLTLTPRLVVRASST encoded by the coding sequence GTGACGATCTACGAGGTCGCGAAAGCCGCCGGCGTGAGCATCTCCACGGTGTCGATGGCGATCAACCGTCCGCACAAGGTCAACGAGGTCACTCGGCAGAGTGTCATCGATGCCGCTGTCCGCCTGGGCTACCGCGGACAGACCCAGGTGCCCGCGGGGAAGAGGATCGCCGTCGCCGCACCCTTCTCGACCTACCCGTCGTACTACACGCGACTGACCGGCATGCTCACGTTCGCCTCGACGGTGGGCGTCGACGTCGTGGTGCACGATCTGCCCTCGACCGCGGGGTCGGAGGCACCCATTCTCGAGGCACTGCCGGTGCGGGCGGGCATCGACGGCATCGTCGTGATGGGCGCGCCGCTCTCGCGGCACGCGACGGAGACGGCATCGTTGCCCGGCCCACCGGTCGTGCTCGTCGACGTCCCCGACAGCAGGGGTGTTCATCCCGATATCCCGGTGGTGCTGATCGACGACCGCCGCGGCGGCGAGCTGATCGGGCGACACCTGGCGAATGCCGGACACCGCCGCGTCGCTTTCGTTCACGAAGCACAGCGATCCGCCGACTATGTGTCGGCGGGCATGCTGCGGGCCGAGGGGCTGTCGCGACACGTCGAGGTGGTCGCGCACGAAGTGCCGGATCCGACGGCCCTGGCGACCCACATCGCGGTGGCCCTGGAAGATCCGCTGGTCACCGCGATCGTCGCGAACCACGATCATCTCGCGGCCGAGATCCACGCCGTGCTCGCCGCGTCGTCCCGTGACCGTCCGATCGCCCTCGTCGGCTACGACGGAAGCATCACGTCGGAGATCCTCGGCATCACCTCGGTGTGGCAGCCTTTCGAGGAGTCGGGGCGGGTGGCGATGAGGCTGATCCTCGATGTGGTGAACGGTGAGCATGCGCACCTGGGATCCCTCACTCTCACCCCGCGGCTCGTCGTCCGAGCAAGTAGCACCTGA